In Falco naumanni isolate bFalNau1 chromosome 16, bFalNau1.pat, whole genome shotgun sequence, a single window of DNA contains:
- the ZBTB44 gene encoding zinc finger and BTB domain-containing protein 44 isoform X5, translating to MGVKTFTHNSPAHSQEMLGKLNMLRNDGHFCDITIRVQDKIFRAHKVVLAACSDFFRSKLVGQAEDESKSVLDLHHVTVTGFIPLLEYAYTATLSINTENIIDVLAAASYMQMFSVASTCSEFMKSSILWNTPNSQQEKVLDAGQENSANCNFTSRDGSLSPVSSECSVVERTIPVCRESRRKRKSYIVMSPESPLKCNTQTSSPQVLNPSTSYPESRNQPVDSSLAFPWTFPFGIDRRLQSEKVKQAENSRTLEMPGPSESNRRITDYMTCESTKASSPLVIEEDVRVKVERLSDEEVHEEVSQPVSASQSSLSDQQTVPGSEQVQEDLLISPQSSSIGSIDEGVTEGLPTLQSTSGTNAHADDDDRLENVQYPYQLYIAPSTSSTERPSPNGPDRPFQCPTCGVRFTRIQNLKQHMLIHSGIKPFQCDRCGKKFTRAYSLKMHRLKHEGRILQKRWGPPFERGFIDGKPAKNEPNQISQSRRCL from the exons ATGGGTGTTAAAACATTCACTCATAATTCCCCTGCTCACAGTCAGGAGATGCTGGGAAAGCTGAACATGCTTCGTAACGATGGACATTTTTGTGATATCACCATCCGCGTCCAGGACAAAATCTTCAGGGCGCACAAGGTGGTTTTGGCAGCCTGCAGCGACTTCTTCCGTTCCAAGCTCGTCGGCCAAGCAGAAGACGAGAGCAAGAGCGTGTTAGACCTGCACCATGTGACAGTGACTGGTTTTATACCTCTCCTGGAATATGCTTACACAGCAACACTATctattaatacagaaaacattatcGATGTGTTGGCTGCAGCCAGCTACATGCAGATGTTCAGCGTTGCTAGCACGTGCTCGGAATTCATGAAGTCCAGCATTTTATGGAACACGCCCAACAGCCAGCAAGAGAAGGTGCTGGATGCAGGACAGGAGAACAGCGCAAACTGCAATTTTACTTCTCGGGATGGCAGCCTTTCTCCAGTTTCTTCCGAGTGCAGCGTAGTGGAAAGAACCATTCCTGTTTGCCGAGAGTCACGAAGAAAGCGCAAAAGCTACATTGTTATGTCTCCCGAGAGCCCCCTTAAGTGTAACACACAAACAAGTTCCCCCCAAGTGCTGAATCCTTCAACTTCTTACCCAGAGTCCAGAAATCAGCCCGTGGACTCATCGTTAGCTTTTCCCTGGACTTTTCCTTTTGGAATTGATCGAAGACTTCAGTCTGAGAAGGTGAAGCAGGCGGAGAACTCTAGGACTTTGGAAATGCCTGGACCCTCCGAGTCCAACAGAAGAATTACAGATTACATGACTTGTGAGAGCACAAAAGCCAGTTCTCCCCTTGTGATTGAGGAAGACGTGCGTGTCAAAGTGGAAAGGTTAAGTGACGAGGAGGTGCACGAGGAGGTATCGCAGCCTGTTAGTGCATCCCAGAGCTCTCTGAGCGATCAGCAGACGGTCCCAGGAAGCGAGCAAGTGCAGGAAGATCTCCTGATCAGCCCACAGTCTTCCTCTATAG GCTCAATAGATGAGGGGGTTACGGAGGGATTGCCCACACTCCAGAGTACCTCTGGCACTAACGCTCATGCAGATGATGATGATCG tttggAGAACGTTCAGTATCCCTACCAACTCTACATTGCTCCTTctaccagcagcacagagagacCCAGCCCAAATGGTCCAGACAGACCTTTTCAGTGTCCAACCTGCGGGGTCCGGTTCACTCGCATTCAGAACTTAAAACAACACATGCTTATCCACTCAG GCATTAAACCATTTCAGTGTGACCGCTGTGGGAAAAAGTTCACCCGAGCTTACTCGCTAAAGATGCATCGCCTGAAGCACGAAG gcCGTATTCTGCAAAAGCGGTGGGGGCCGCCTTTTGAACGGGGTTTTATTGATGGAAAGCCAGCCAAGAACGAGCCTAATCAAATTAGTCAAAGCAGAAGATGTTTATAA
- the ZBTB44 gene encoding zinc finger and BTB domain-containing protein 44 isoform X4, with protein MGVKTFTHNSPAHSQEMLGKLNMLRNDGHFCDITIRVQDKIFRAHKVVLAACSDFFRSKLVGQAEDESKSVLDLHHVTVTGFIPLLEYAYTATLSINTENIIDVLAAASYMQMFSVASTCSEFMKSSILWNTPNSQQEKVLDAGQENSANCNFTSRDGSLSPVSSECSVVERTIPVCRESRRKRKSYIVMSPESPLKCNTQTSSPQVLNPSTSYPESRNQPVDSSLAFPWTFPFGIDRRLQSEKVKQAENSRTLEMPGPSESNRRITDYMTCESTKASSPLVIEEDVRVKVERLSDEEVHEEVSQPVSASQSSLSDQQTVPGSEQVQEDLLISPQSSSIGSIDEGVTEGLPTLQSTSGTNAHADDDDRLENVQYPYQLYIAPSTSSTERPSPNGPDRPFQCPTCGVRFTRIQNLKQHMLIHSGIKPFQCDRCGKKFTRAYSLKMHRLKHEGKRCFRCQICSATFTSFGEYKHHMRVSRHIIRKPRIYECKTCGAMFTNSGNLIVHLRSLNHEASELANYFQSRPYSAKAVGAAF; from the exons ATGGGTGTTAAAACATTCACTCATAATTCCCCTGCTCACAGTCAGGAGATGCTGGGAAAGCTGAACATGCTTCGTAACGATGGACATTTTTGTGATATCACCATCCGCGTCCAGGACAAAATCTTCAGGGCGCACAAGGTGGTTTTGGCAGCCTGCAGCGACTTCTTCCGTTCCAAGCTCGTCGGCCAAGCAGAAGACGAGAGCAAGAGCGTGTTAGACCTGCACCATGTGACAGTGACTGGTTTTATACCTCTCCTGGAATATGCTTACACAGCAACACTATctattaatacagaaaacattatcGATGTGTTGGCTGCAGCCAGCTACATGCAGATGTTCAGCGTTGCTAGCACGTGCTCGGAATTCATGAAGTCCAGCATTTTATGGAACACGCCCAACAGCCAGCAAGAGAAGGTGCTGGATGCAGGACAGGAGAACAGCGCAAACTGCAATTTTACTTCTCGGGATGGCAGCCTTTCTCCAGTTTCTTCCGAGTGCAGCGTAGTGGAAAGAACCATTCCTGTTTGCCGAGAGTCACGAAGAAAGCGCAAAAGCTACATTGTTATGTCTCCCGAGAGCCCCCTTAAGTGTAACACACAAACAAGTTCCCCCCAAGTGCTGAATCCTTCAACTTCTTACCCAGAGTCCAGAAATCAGCCCGTGGACTCATCGTTAGCTTTTCCCTGGACTTTTCCTTTTGGAATTGATCGAAGACTTCAGTCTGAGAAGGTGAAGCAGGCGGAGAACTCTAGGACTTTGGAAATGCCTGGACCCTCCGAGTCCAACAGAAGAATTACAGATTACATGACTTGTGAGAGCACAAAAGCCAGTTCTCCCCTTGTGATTGAGGAAGACGTGCGTGTCAAAGTGGAAAGGTTAAGTGACGAGGAGGTGCACGAGGAGGTATCGCAGCCTGTTAGTGCATCCCAGAGCTCTCTGAGCGATCAGCAGACGGTCCCAGGAAGCGAGCAAGTGCAGGAAGATCTCCTGATCAGCCCACAGTCTTCCTCTATAG GCTCAATAGATGAGGGGGTTACGGAGGGATTGCCCACACTCCAGAGTACCTCTGGCACTAACGCTCATGCAGATGATGATGATCG tttggAGAACGTTCAGTATCCCTACCAACTCTACATTGCTCCTTctaccagcagcacagagagacCCAGCCCAAATGGTCCAGACAGACCTTTTCAGTGTCCAACCTGCGGGGTCCGGTTCACTCGCATTCAGAACTTAAAACAACACATGCTTATCCACTCAG GCATTAAACCATTTCAGTGTGACCGCTGTGGGAAAAAGTTCACCCGAGCTTACTCGCTAAAGATGCATCGCCTGAAGCACGAAGGTAAACGCTGTTTCCGGTGCCAGATATGTAGTGCCACTTTCACTTCCTTCGGGGAATATAAACACCACATGCGGGTTTCCCGGCATATTATCCGCAAGCCTCGGATTTACGAGTGCAAAACATGTGGCGCCATGTTCACCAACTCTGGAAATTTAATCGTTCACCTGAGGAGCTTGAACCATGAAGCGTCAGAGCTAGCAAACTACTTCCAGAGCAG gcCGTATTCTGCAAAAGCGGTGGGGGCCGCCTTTTGA
- the ZBTB44 gene encoding zinc finger and BTB domain-containing protein 44 isoform X7, with translation MLIHSGIKPFQCDRCGKKFTRAYSLKMHRLKHEGKRCFRCQICSATFTSFGEYKHHMRVSRHIIRKPRIYECKTCGAMFTNSGNLIVHLRSLNHEASELANYFQSSDFLVPDYLNQEQEETLGQYELGEHGFESNSSVQMPVISQVSSTQNCESTFPLGSLGGLAEKEEDMPEQPKTNATAEATAGDPPKPELSSITIE, from the exons ATGCTTATCCACTCAG GCATTAAACCATTTCAGTGTGACCGCTGTGGGAAAAAGTTCACCCGAGCTTACTCGCTAAAGATGCATCGCCTGAAGCACGAAGGTAAACGCTGTTTCCGGTGCCAGATATGTAGTGCCACTTTCACTTCCTTCGGGGAATATAAACACCACATGCGGGTTTCCCGGCATATTATCCGCAAGCCTCGGATTTACGAGTGCAAAACATGTGGCGCCATGTTCACCAACTCTGGAAATTTAATCGTTCACCTGAGGAGCTTGAACCATGAAGCGTCAGAGCTAGCAAACTACTTCCAGAGCAG TGACTTCCTAGTACCGGACTACTTAAACCAGGAACAAGAAGAGACCCTCGGGCAGTATGAGCTAGGGGAGCATGGCTTTGAAAGCAACTCTTCTGTCCAAATGCCTGTCATTTCACAGGTGTCGTCAACTCAGAATTGTGAAAGCACTTTCCCCTTGGGGTCTCTGGGTGGGttggcagagaaggaagaagataTGCCAGAGCAGCCAAAGACTAACGCCACTGCTGAGGCAACCGCAGGTGACCCTCCGAAACCGGAGCTGTCATCTATTACTATTGAATAA
- the ZBTB44 gene encoding zinc finger and BTB domain-containing protein 44 isoform X2 — protein MGVKTFTHNSPAHSQEMLGKLNMLRNDGHFCDITIRVQDKIFRAHKVVLAACSDFFRSKLVGQAEDESKSVLDLHHVTVTGFIPLLEYAYTATLSINTENIIDVLAAASYMQMFSVASTCSEFMKSSILWNTPNSQQEKVLDAGQENSANCNFTSRDGSLSPVSSECSVVERTIPVCRESRRKRKSYIVMSPESPLKCNTQTSSPQVLNPSTSYPESRNQPVDSSLAFPWTFPFGIDRRLQSEKVKQAENSRTLEMPGPSESNRRITDYMTCESTKASSPLVIEEDVRVKVERLSDEEVHEEVSQPVSASQSSLSDQQTVPGSEQVQEDLLISPQSSSIGSIDEGVTEGLPTLQSTSGTNAHADDDDRSTERPSPNGPDRPFQCPTCGVRFTRIQNLKQHMLIHSGIKPFQCDRCGKKFTRAYSLKMHRLKHEGKRCFRCQICSATFTSFGEYKHHMRVSRHIIRKPRIYECKTCGAMFTNSGNLIVHLRSLNHEASELANYFQSSDFLVPDYLNQEQEETLGQYELGEHGFESNSSVQMPVISQVSSTQNCESTFPLGSLGGLAEKEEDMPEQPKTNATAEATAGDPPKPELSSITIE, from the exons ATGGGTGTTAAAACATTCACTCATAATTCCCCTGCTCACAGTCAGGAGATGCTGGGAAAGCTGAACATGCTTCGTAACGATGGACATTTTTGTGATATCACCATCCGCGTCCAGGACAAAATCTTCAGGGCGCACAAGGTGGTTTTGGCAGCCTGCAGCGACTTCTTCCGTTCCAAGCTCGTCGGCCAAGCAGAAGACGAGAGCAAGAGCGTGTTAGACCTGCACCATGTGACAGTGACTGGTTTTATACCTCTCCTGGAATATGCTTACACAGCAACACTATctattaatacagaaaacattatcGATGTGTTGGCTGCAGCCAGCTACATGCAGATGTTCAGCGTTGCTAGCACGTGCTCGGAATTCATGAAGTCCAGCATTTTATGGAACACGCCCAACAGCCAGCAAGAGAAGGTGCTGGATGCAGGACAGGAGAACAGCGCAAACTGCAATTTTACTTCTCGGGATGGCAGCCTTTCTCCAGTTTCTTCCGAGTGCAGCGTAGTGGAAAGAACCATTCCTGTTTGCCGAGAGTCACGAAGAAAGCGCAAAAGCTACATTGTTATGTCTCCCGAGAGCCCCCTTAAGTGTAACACACAAACAAGTTCCCCCCAAGTGCTGAATCCTTCAACTTCTTACCCAGAGTCCAGAAATCAGCCCGTGGACTCATCGTTAGCTTTTCCCTGGACTTTTCCTTTTGGAATTGATCGAAGACTTCAGTCTGAGAAGGTGAAGCAGGCGGAGAACTCTAGGACTTTGGAAATGCCTGGACCCTCCGAGTCCAACAGAAGAATTACAGATTACATGACTTGTGAGAGCACAAAAGCCAGTTCTCCCCTTGTGATTGAGGAAGACGTGCGTGTCAAAGTGGAAAGGTTAAGTGACGAGGAGGTGCACGAGGAGGTATCGCAGCCTGTTAGTGCATCCCAGAGCTCTCTGAGCGATCAGCAGACGGTCCCAGGAAGCGAGCAAGTGCAGGAAGATCTCCTGATCAGCCCACAGTCTTCCTCTATAG GCTCAATAGATGAGGGGGTTACGGAGGGATTGCCCACACTCCAGAGTACCTCTGGCACTAACGCTCATGCAGATGATGATGATCG cagcacagagagacCCAGCCCAAATGGTCCAGACAGACCTTTTCAGTGTCCAACCTGCGGGGTCCGGTTCACTCGCATTCAGAACTTAAAACAACACATGCTTATCCACTCAG GCATTAAACCATTTCAGTGTGACCGCTGTGGGAAAAAGTTCACCCGAGCTTACTCGCTAAAGATGCATCGCCTGAAGCACGAAGGTAAACGCTGTTTCCGGTGCCAGATATGTAGTGCCACTTTCACTTCCTTCGGGGAATATAAACACCACATGCGGGTTTCCCGGCATATTATCCGCAAGCCTCGGATTTACGAGTGCAAAACATGTGGCGCCATGTTCACCAACTCTGGAAATTTAATCGTTCACCTGAGGAGCTTGAACCATGAAGCGTCAGAGCTAGCAAACTACTTCCAGAGCAG TGACTTCCTAGTACCGGACTACTTAAACCAGGAACAAGAAGAGACCCTCGGGCAGTATGAGCTAGGGGAGCATGGCTTTGAAAGCAACTCTTCTGTCCAAATGCCTGTCATTTCACAGGTGTCGTCAACTCAGAATTGTGAAAGCACTTTCCCCTTGGGGTCTCTGGGTGGGttggcagagaaggaagaagataTGCCAGAGCAGCCAAAGACTAACGCCACTGCTGAGGCAACCGCAGGTGACCCTCCGAAACCGGAGCTGTCATCTATTACTATTGAATAA
- the ZBTB44 gene encoding zinc finger and BTB domain-containing protein 44 isoform X1, which yields MGVKTFTHNSPAHSQEMLGKLNMLRNDGHFCDITIRVQDKIFRAHKVVLAACSDFFRSKLVGQAEDESKSVLDLHHVTVTGFIPLLEYAYTATLSINTENIIDVLAAASYMQMFSVASTCSEFMKSSILWNTPNSQQEKVLDAGQENSANCNFTSRDGSLSPVSSECSVVERTIPVCRESRRKRKSYIVMSPESPLKCNTQTSSPQVLNPSTSYPESRNQPVDSSLAFPWTFPFGIDRRLQSEKVKQAENSRTLEMPGPSESNRRITDYMTCESTKASSPLVIEEDVRVKVERLSDEEVHEEVSQPVSASQSSLSDQQTVPGSEQVQEDLLISPQSSSIGSIDEGVTEGLPTLQSTSGTNAHADDDDRLENVQYPYQLYIAPSTSSTERPSPNGPDRPFQCPTCGVRFTRIQNLKQHMLIHSGIKPFQCDRCGKKFTRAYSLKMHRLKHEGKRCFRCQICSATFTSFGEYKHHMRVSRHIIRKPRIYECKTCGAMFTNSGNLIVHLRSLNHEASELANYFQSSDFLVPDYLNQEQEETLGQYELGEHGFESNSSVQMPVISQVSSTQNCESTFPLGSLGGLAEKEEDMPEQPKTNATAEATAGDPPKPELSSITIE from the exons ATGGGTGTTAAAACATTCACTCATAATTCCCCTGCTCACAGTCAGGAGATGCTGGGAAAGCTGAACATGCTTCGTAACGATGGACATTTTTGTGATATCACCATCCGCGTCCAGGACAAAATCTTCAGGGCGCACAAGGTGGTTTTGGCAGCCTGCAGCGACTTCTTCCGTTCCAAGCTCGTCGGCCAAGCAGAAGACGAGAGCAAGAGCGTGTTAGACCTGCACCATGTGACAGTGACTGGTTTTATACCTCTCCTGGAATATGCTTACACAGCAACACTATctattaatacagaaaacattatcGATGTGTTGGCTGCAGCCAGCTACATGCAGATGTTCAGCGTTGCTAGCACGTGCTCGGAATTCATGAAGTCCAGCATTTTATGGAACACGCCCAACAGCCAGCAAGAGAAGGTGCTGGATGCAGGACAGGAGAACAGCGCAAACTGCAATTTTACTTCTCGGGATGGCAGCCTTTCTCCAGTTTCTTCCGAGTGCAGCGTAGTGGAAAGAACCATTCCTGTTTGCCGAGAGTCACGAAGAAAGCGCAAAAGCTACATTGTTATGTCTCCCGAGAGCCCCCTTAAGTGTAACACACAAACAAGTTCCCCCCAAGTGCTGAATCCTTCAACTTCTTACCCAGAGTCCAGAAATCAGCCCGTGGACTCATCGTTAGCTTTTCCCTGGACTTTTCCTTTTGGAATTGATCGAAGACTTCAGTCTGAGAAGGTGAAGCAGGCGGAGAACTCTAGGACTTTGGAAATGCCTGGACCCTCCGAGTCCAACAGAAGAATTACAGATTACATGACTTGTGAGAGCACAAAAGCCAGTTCTCCCCTTGTGATTGAGGAAGACGTGCGTGTCAAAGTGGAAAGGTTAAGTGACGAGGAGGTGCACGAGGAGGTATCGCAGCCTGTTAGTGCATCCCAGAGCTCTCTGAGCGATCAGCAGACGGTCCCAGGAAGCGAGCAAGTGCAGGAAGATCTCCTGATCAGCCCACAGTCTTCCTCTATAG GCTCAATAGATGAGGGGGTTACGGAGGGATTGCCCACACTCCAGAGTACCTCTGGCACTAACGCTCATGCAGATGATGATGATCG tttggAGAACGTTCAGTATCCCTACCAACTCTACATTGCTCCTTctaccagcagcacagagagacCCAGCCCAAATGGTCCAGACAGACCTTTTCAGTGTCCAACCTGCGGGGTCCGGTTCACTCGCATTCAGAACTTAAAACAACACATGCTTATCCACTCAG GCATTAAACCATTTCAGTGTGACCGCTGTGGGAAAAAGTTCACCCGAGCTTACTCGCTAAAGATGCATCGCCTGAAGCACGAAGGTAAACGCTGTTTCCGGTGCCAGATATGTAGTGCCACTTTCACTTCCTTCGGGGAATATAAACACCACATGCGGGTTTCCCGGCATATTATCCGCAAGCCTCGGATTTACGAGTGCAAAACATGTGGCGCCATGTTCACCAACTCTGGAAATTTAATCGTTCACCTGAGGAGCTTGAACCATGAAGCGTCAGAGCTAGCAAACTACTTCCAGAGCAG TGACTTCCTAGTACCGGACTACTTAAACCAGGAACAAGAAGAGACCCTCGGGCAGTATGAGCTAGGGGAGCATGGCTTTGAAAGCAACTCTTCTGTCCAAATGCCTGTCATTTCACAGGTGTCGTCAACTCAGAATTGTGAAAGCACTTTCCCCTTGGGGTCTCTGGGTGGGttggcagagaaggaagaagataTGCCAGAGCAGCCAAAGACTAACGCCACTGCTGAGGCAACCGCAGGTGACCCTCCGAAACCGGAGCTGTCATCTATTACTATTGAATAA
- the ZBTB44 gene encoding zinc finger and BTB domain-containing protein 44 isoform X3 — protein MGVKTFTHNSPAHSQEMLGKLNMLRNDGHFCDITIRVQDKIFRAHKVVLAACSDFFRSKLVGQAEDESKSVLDLHHVTVTGFIPLLEYAYTATLSINTENIIDVLAAASYMQMFSVASTCSEFMKSSILWNTPNSQQEKVLDAGQENSANCNFTSRDGSLSPVSSECSVVERTIPVCRESRRKRKSYIVMSPESPLKCNTQTSSPQVLNPSTSYPESRNQPVDSSLAFPWTFPFGIDRRLQSEKVKQAENSRTLEMPGPSESNRRITDYMTCESTKASSPLVIEEDVRVKVERLSDEEVHEEVSQPVSASQSSLSDQQTVPGSEQVQEDLLISPQSSSIGSIDEGVTEGLPTLQSTSGTNAHADDDDRTERPSPNGPDRPFQCPTCGVRFTRIQNLKQHMLIHSGIKPFQCDRCGKKFTRAYSLKMHRLKHEGKRCFRCQICSATFTSFGEYKHHMRVSRHIIRKPRIYECKTCGAMFTNSGNLIVHLRSLNHEASELANYFQSSDFLVPDYLNQEQEETLGQYELGEHGFESNSSVQMPVISQVSSTQNCESTFPLGSLGGLAEKEEDMPEQPKTNATAEATAGDPPKPELSSITIE, from the exons ATGGGTGTTAAAACATTCACTCATAATTCCCCTGCTCACAGTCAGGAGATGCTGGGAAAGCTGAACATGCTTCGTAACGATGGACATTTTTGTGATATCACCATCCGCGTCCAGGACAAAATCTTCAGGGCGCACAAGGTGGTTTTGGCAGCCTGCAGCGACTTCTTCCGTTCCAAGCTCGTCGGCCAAGCAGAAGACGAGAGCAAGAGCGTGTTAGACCTGCACCATGTGACAGTGACTGGTTTTATACCTCTCCTGGAATATGCTTACACAGCAACACTATctattaatacagaaaacattatcGATGTGTTGGCTGCAGCCAGCTACATGCAGATGTTCAGCGTTGCTAGCACGTGCTCGGAATTCATGAAGTCCAGCATTTTATGGAACACGCCCAACAGCCAGCAAGAGAAGGTGCTGGATGCAGGACAGGAGAACAGCGCAAACTGCAATTTTACTTCTCGGGATGGCAGCCTTTCTCCAGTTTCTTCCGAGTGCAGCGTAGTGGAAAGAACCATTCCTGTTTGCCGAGAGTCACGAAGAAAGCGCAAAAGCTACATTGTTATGTCTCCCGAGAGCCCCCTTAAGTGTAACACACAAACAAGTTCCCCCCAAGTGCTGAATCCTTCAACTTCTTACCCAGAGTCCAGAAATCAGCCCGTGGACTCATCGTTAGCTTTTCCCTGGACTTTTCCTTTTGGAATTGATCGAAGACTTCAGTCTGAGAAGGTGAAGCAGGCGGAGAACTCTAGGACTTTGGAAATGCCTGGACCCTCCGAGTCCAACAGAAGAATTACAGATTACATGACTTGTGAGAGCACAAAAGCCAGTTCTCCCCTTGTGATTGAGGAAGACGTGCGTGTCAAAGTGGAAAGGTTAAGTGACGAGGAGGTGCACGAGGAGGTATCGCAGCCTGTTAGTGCATCCCAGAGCTCTCTGAGCGATCAGCAGACGGTCCCAGGAAGCGAGCAAGTGCAGGAAGATCTCCTGATCAGCCCACAGTCTTCCTCTATAG GCTCAATAGATGAGGGGGTTACGGAGGGATTGCCCACACTCCAGAGTACCTCTGGCACTAACGCTCATGCAGATGATGATGATCG cacagagagacCCAGCCCAAATGGTCCAGACAGACCTTTTCAGTGTCCAACCTGCGGGGTCCGGTTCACTCGCATTCAGAACTTAAAACAACACATGCTTATCCACTCAG GCATTAAACCATTTCAGTGTGACCGCTGTGGGAAAAAGTTCACCCGAGCTTACTCGCTAAAGATGCATCGCCTGAAGCACGAAGGTAAACGCTGTTTCCGGTGCCAGATATGTAGTGCCACTTTCACTTCCTTCGGGGAATATAAACACCACATGCGGGTTTCCCGGCATATTATCCGCAAGCCTCGGATTTACGAGTGCAAAACATGTGGCGCCATGTTCACCAACTCTGGAAATTTAATCGTTCACCTGAGGAGCTTGAACCATGAAGCGTCAGAGCTAGCAAACTACTTCCAGAGCAG TGACTTCCTAGTACCGGACTACTTAAACCAGGAACAAGAAGAGACCCTCGGGCAGTATGAGCTAGGGGAGCATGGCTTTGAAAGCAACTCTTCTGTCCAAATGCCTGTCATTTCACAGGTGTCGTCAACTCAGAATTGTGAAAGCACTTTCCCCTTGGGGTCTCTGGGTGGGttggcagagaaggaagaagataTGCCAGAGCAGCCAAAGACTAACGCCACTGCTGAGGCAACCGCAGGTGACCCTCCGAAACCGGAGCTGTCATCTATTACTATTGAATAA
- the ZBTB44 gene encoding zinc finger and BTB domain-containing protein 44 isoform X6: MGVKTFTHNSPAHSQEMLGKLNMLRNDGHFCDITIRVQDKIFRAHKVVLAACSDFFRSKLVGQAEDESKSVLDLHHVTVTGFIPLLEYAYTATLSINTENIIDVLAAASYMQMFSVASTCSEFMKSSILWNTPNSQQEKVLDAGQENSANCNFTSRDGSLSPVSSECSVVERTIPVCRESRRKRKSYIVMSPESPLKCNTQTSSPQVLNPSTSYPESRNQPVDSSLAFPWTFPFGIDRRLQSEKVKQAENSRTLEMPGPSESNRRITDYMTCESTKASSPLVIEEDVRVKVERLSDEEVHEEVSQPVSASQSSLSDQQTVPGSEQVQEDLLISPQSSSIGSIDEGVTEGLPTLQSTSGTNAHADDDDRLENVQYPYQLYIAPSTSSTERPSPNGPDRPFQCPTCGVRFTRIQNLKQHMLIHSGIKPFQCDRCGKKFTRAYSLKMHRLKHEVTS; the protein is encoded by the exons ATGGGTGTTAAAACATTCACTCATAATTCCCCTGCTCACAGTCAGGAGATGCTGGGAAAGCTGAACATGCTTCGTAACGATGGACATTTTTGTGATATCACCATCCGCGTCCAGGACAAAATCTTCAGGGCGCACAAGGTGGTTTTGGCAGCCTGCAGCGACTTCTTCCGTTCCAAGCTCGTCGGCCAAGCAGAAGACGAGAGCAAGAGCGTGTTAGACCTGCACCATGTGACAGTGACTGGTTTTATACCTCTCCTGGAATATGCTTACACAGCAACACTATctattaatacagaaaacattatcGATGTGTTGGCTGCAGCCAGCTACATGCAGATGTTCAGCGTTGCTAGCACGTGCTCGGAATTCATGAAGTCCAGCATTTTATGGAACACGCCCAACAGCCAGCAAGAGAAGGTGCTGGATGCAGGACAGGAGAACAGCGCAAACTGCAATTTTACTTCTCGGGATGGCAGCCTTTCTCCAGTTTCTTCCGAGTGCAGCGTAGTGGAAAGAACCATTCCTGTTTGCCGAGAGTCACGAAGAAAGCGCAAAAGCTACATTGTTATGTCTCCCGAGAGCCCCCTTAAGTGTAACACACAAACAAGTTCCCCCCAAGTGCTGAATCCTTCAACTTCTTACCCAGAGTCCAGAAATCAGCCCGTGGACTCATCGTTAGCTTTTCCCTGGACTTTTCCTTTTGGAATTGATCGAAGACTTCAGTCTGAGAAGGTGAAGCAGGCGGAGAACTCTAGGACTTTGGAAATGCCTGGACCCTCCGAGTCCAACAGAAGAATTACAGATTACATGACTTGTGAGAGCACAAAAGCCAGTTCTCCCCTTGTGATTGAGGAAGACGTGCGTGTCAAAGTGGAAAGGTTAAGTGACGAGGAGGTGCACGAGGAGGTATCGCAGCCTGTTAGTGCATCCCAGAGCTCTCTGAGCGATCAGCAGACGGTCCCAGGAAGCGAGCAAGTGCAGGAAGATCTCCTGATCAGCCCACAGTCTTCCTCTATAG GCTCAATAGATGAGGGGGTTACGGAGGGATTGCCCACACTCCAGAGTACCTCTGGCACTAACGCTCATGCAGATGATGATGATCG tttggAGAACGTTCAGTATCCCTACCAACTCTACATTGCTCCTTctaccagcagcacagagagacCCAGCCCAAATGGTCCAGACAGACCTTTTCAGTGTCCAACCTGCGGGGTCCGGTTCACTCGCATTCAGAACTTAAAACAACACATGCTTATCCACTCAG GCATTAAACCATTTCAGTGTGACCGCTGTGGGAAAAAGTTCACCCGAGCTTACTCGCTAAAGATGCATCGCCTGAAGCACGAAG TGACTTCCTAG